Proteins encoded together in one Coffea arabica cultivar ET-39 chromosome 2c, Coffea Arabica ET-39 HiFi, whole genome shotgun sequence window:
- the LOC140034134 gene encoding uncharacterized protein, translating to MEFTEPYKQSGPCSFSPNARFIAVAVDYRLVIRDVLTLKVVQLYSCLDKITYIEWALDSEYILCGLYKRPMIQAWSLTQPDWTCKIDEGPAGITYARWSPDSRHILTTSEFQLRLTVWSLLNTACIHVQWPKHGSKGVSFTKDGKFAAVCTRRDCKDYVNLLSCHTWEIISVFAVDTLDLADIQWSPDDSAIVIWDSSLEYKILIYSPDGRCLSKYQAYESGLGVKSVAWSPCSQFLAVGSYDQMLRVLNHLTWKVFAEFTHLSTVRAPCSAAVFKEVDEPLQLDMSELTLSDDLVPQSGDDAPETRIEVRYDVMELPINLPCQKPPADKPNPKQGIGLVSWSSDSLYICTRNDSMPTVLWIWDVQHLELAAILIQKDPVRAAAWDPICTRLILCTGSSHLYMWTPSGAYCINVPLTDSSVTDLKWNFDGSCLLLKDKEFFCCAAVPMLQESSDYSSDD from the exons ATGGAGTTTACCGAGCCTTACAAGCAGAGCGGGCCGTGTTCTTTCTCGCCCAATGCTCGGTTTATTGCTGTCGCAGTCGATTACCGTCTCGTGATTCGCGATGTACTCACACTCAAG GTGGTGCAGCTGTATTCATGCTTGGATAAGATTACATACATTGAATGGGCTCTGGATTCTGAGTACATACTTTGTGGTCTCTACAAGAGACCAATGATACAGGCGTGGTCGTTGACGCAACCTGACTGGACGTGTAAGATAGACGAGGGGCCTGCTGGTATTACTTATGCAAGATGGAGTCCAGACAGTCGCCACATACTTACAACATCTGAATTTCAGCTCAGGTTGACTGTGTGGTCACTCTTGAACACGGCATGCATACATGTCCAGTGGCCAAAGCATGGCTCTAAGGGGGTCTCGTTCACCAAAGACGGAAAATTTGCTGCAGTTTGTACGAGGCGTGATTGCAAAGATTATGTCAATCTGCTCTCTTGCCATACGTGGGAGATAATTAGTGTCTTTGCTGTTGACACGTTGGATTTGGCGGATATTCAGTGGTCACCTGATGACAGTGCAATAGTGATATGGGATTCTTCTTTGGAGTACAAG ATTTTGATATATTCCCCAGACGGGCGTTGTCTTTCCAAATATCAAGCATATGAAAGTGGACTAGGTGTCAAAAGTGTTGCATGGTCCCCTTGTAGCCAGTTTCTAGCAGTAGGAAGTTATGATCAGATGCTGAGGGTTTTGAACCACTTGACATGGAAAGTATTTGCAGAATTTACACACCTATCGACTGTACGTGCACCTTGTTCTGCTGCTGTTTTCAAG GAGGTGGATGAGCCCTTGCAACTTGATATGTCGGAATTAACATTAAGTGATGATCTTGTGCCTCAAAGTGGTG ATGATGCTCCTGAAACACGAATTGAAGTTAGGTATGATGTGATGGAACTGCCAATCAATCTACCTTGCCAGAAACCTCCAGCAGATAAACCAAATCCCAAGCAAGGAATCG GTCTCGTATCATGGAGCAGTGACAGCCTGTACATCTGTACTCGCAATGACAGCATGCCCACTGTCCTCTGGATATGGGATGTACAGCATCTTGAGCTTGCTGCCATCTTAATCCAAAAAGATCCTGTTCGAGCAGCTGCCTGGGATCCAATATGCACACGATTGATTTTATGCACAGGCAGCTCCCACTTATACATGTGGACACCTTCCGGTGCCTATTGTATAAATGTTCCTCTAACCGATTCCTCTGTAACTGACCTGAAATGGAATTTTGATGGAAGCTGTCTCCTTCTCAAGGACAAGGAATTTTTCTGCTGTGCCGCTGTGCCCATGTTACAAGAATCCAGTGATTATAGTTCAGATGATTGA
- the LOC113725203 gene encoding uncharacterized protein: MKPIEVMDPRLWHKIAAISGMAALGLGTYGFHAFKPKNPAYKEVWYTASLYHLVHTAALLAAPTTTRPNIFGALLTTGILAFSGTCYAVAYLEDRKYATMAPFGGFAFIGAWASLLF, from the coding sequence ATGAAGCCGATTGAGGTAATGGATCCTCGTCTCTGGCACAAAATTGCTGCCATCTCCGGTATGGCAGCGCTTGGGTTGGGAACCTACGGTTTTCATGCCTTCAAGCCCAAAAATCCTGCTTACAAAGAGGTTTGGTATACAGCATCCCTATACCATTTGGTTCATACAGCAGCCCTTCTGGCTGCTCCTACGACCACTCGCCCTAACATTTTTGGGGCACTTTTGACGACTGGAATTCTGGCCTTCTCTGGGACGTGTTATGCCGTTGCCTACCTTGAAGACAGAAAGTATGCTACCATGGCTCCTTTTGGTGGATTCGCATTTATTGGTGCCTGGGCAAGCTTGCTGTTTTAG